A section of the Methanobrevibacter arboriphilus JCM 13429 = DSM 1125 genome encodes:
- a CDS encoding alpha/beta fold hydrolase gives MNDSKNILYFEEEGISNNEIIVFIHPNLLSNWIWINQRDYFKDFHCIYLDLPNHGNSYLGNEFSIETSSEIIKELIQEKTHDSRNNNKIKKVNLVGVSLGGQIALYLLSKYPGLIDNVIVSGVNLYEDPEEDDFNNIVSMMNIFRMDILDKKPDKFLIKALLAEYGLEKKYYEFIKESNEKISIESFNSITKESLKFKIPKIENNKTKNKDNRKNKHKTNKNNNINNNIKNDNAKNKRDNNGENLLVLFGTKEYPKVKKSASLIKDIFNKAHVFGVYRSLHLWNIIDYGWFNEVVKDFICNKSYNLNNKDYLIEDI, from the coding sequence ATGAATGATTCGAAAAATATTCTTTATTTTGAAGAAGAAGGAATTTCAAATAACGAGATAATTGTTTTTATACACCCTAATTTATTAAGTAATTGGATTTGGATAAATCAAAGAGATTATTTTAAAGATTTTCACTGTATATATTTAGATCTTCCAAATCATGGAAATAGCTATTTAGGAAATGAATTTTCAATAGAAACCTCTTCAGAAATTATAAAAGAATTGATTCAAGAAAAAACACATGATTCTAGAAATAATAATAAAATAAAGAAAGTAAATTTAGTAGGAGTTTCTTTAGGTGGTCAGATTGCATTATATTTATTATCTAAATATCCTGGTTTAATTGATAATGTTATTGTATCTGGAGTTAACTTATATGAAGATCCTGAAGAAGATGATTTCAATAATATAGTTTCTATGATGAATATATTTAGAATGGACATTTTAGATAAAAAACCCGATAAATTTCTTATTAAAGCACTATTAGCTGAATATGGATTAGAAAAAAAGTATTATGAATTTATAAAAGAATCAAATGAAAAAATTTCAATTGAGAGTTTTAATTCAATTACTAAAGAGTCCTTAAAATTTAAAATACCTAAAATCGAAAATAATAAAACTAAAAATAAAGACAATAGAAAAAACAAGCATAAAACTAATAAAAATAACAATATTAATAACAATATTAAAAATGATAATGCTAAGAATAAAAGAGATAATAATGGTGAAAATCTTTTAGTTTTGTTTGGAACAAAAGAGTATCCTAAAGTTAAAAAATCTGCAAGTTTAATAAAGGATATTTTTAATAAAGCTCATGTTTTTGGAGTTTATAGATCTCTTCATCTTTGGAATATTATTGATTATGGATGGTTTAATGAAGTTGTTAAAGACTTTATTTGTAATAAATCATATAATTTAAATAATAAGGATTATTTAATTGAAGATATATAA
- a CDS encoding pyrroline-5-carboxylate reductase dimerization domain-containing protein: MKKYGFIGYGNMGKMIVENILNLKIFYPNEMIISNRTLSKLNKLKKDYPDITITDDNTYLAKNCDKIFIFIETPEFKDLIFQISPFLTDDSHIVHVCAGLSFENINSFYKGSVSQVIPSIVSTFNNYHNEAININNNVNNISIGENIDNINNIHNINNINNNSDINNENVNNIHNIDNNIDNSSDNSSNDTFNCFKNLFNNKLGISLILHTNNTSNTDKCLIEEIFNEFTYIQIIDDFELSNDEDNDRAIEIATILTSCAPAFISLIIDNLASIANLKSENKINVDEAKYMIVKTFLSTFIQVDTDNLRTYDIIDKTSTKKGITEIGLNYLDKNSNELINELFDSLLERYDEVKSELNKNYS, translated from the coding sequence ATGAAAAAGTATGGCTTTATTGGATATGGAAATATGGGGAAAATGATAGTTGAAAATATTCTTAATTTGAAGATATTCTATCCTAATGAAATGATTATTTCAAATAGAACTTTATCAAAGCTTAATAAACTTAAAAAAGATTATCCTGATATTACTATTACTGATGATAATACATATTTAGCTAAAAATTGTGATAAAATCTTTATTTTTATTGAGACTCCTGAATTTAAAGATTTGATATTTCAGATTTCTCCTTTTCTTACTGATGATTCTCATATTGTTCATGTATGTGCAGGATTAAGTTTTGAAAATATAAATAGTTTCTATAAGGGTTCTGTTAGCCAAGTTATTCCTTCTATTGTTTCTACTTTTAATAATTATCATAATGAGGCTATTAATATTAATAATAATGTAAATAATATCAGTATTGGTGAAAATATTGATAATATTAATAATATCCATAATATTAATAATATTAATAATAATAGTGATATTAATAATGAAAATGTAAATAATATCCATAATATTGATAATAATATTGATAATAGTAGTGATAATAGTAGTAATGATACTTTTAATTGTTTTAAAAATTTATTTAACAATAAATTGGGGATTTCTCTAATTTTACATACTAATAACACTTCAAACACTGATAAATGTTTAATCGAAGAAATATTCAATGAATTTACTTATATACAAATAATTGATGATTTTGAACTAAGTAATGATGAAGATAATGATAGGGCTATTGAAATAGCTACTATTTTAACAAGCTGTGCTCCAGCTTTTATTTCATTGATAATTGATAATTTAGCTAGTATAGCTAATTTAAAATCTGAAAACAAGATTAATGTTGATGAAGCTAAGTATATGATAGTTAAAACTTTTTTAAGTACTTTTATTCAGGTTGATACTGATAACTTGCGTACTTATGATATAATCGATAAAACTTCTACAAAAAAAGGGATTACTGAAATTGGTCTTAATTATTTAGATAAAAACAGTAATGAATTAA